The nucleotide window GGCTTCAAAATGGCTCTGCAAAATCGCCCCGCACGAGGGGTGGAACAGTGCTTTGCACGGCCCCCCGAGGAGGGTCGATTTGGCTTGCCAGATTGAAGCTCAAGGGGGCAGCAGGGGGCTTGCCCCCGACGCATCTTTCATAAGACCAAAAATTGTTACCCTATTTTGAACCATGCCAAAAATCTCAACCAATCTATCCTCAATTTTAGGGTTGACAGAGCACTAGTTCACAGGAAGAATAGTCTAGAAGGAGGCCTACTTTATCCTTCTTGCAGTAGCCCGAAACCCCTTATAATATTTACAGTCAGGATCGGATAGGTTCCTAAAAAGACCCACGCCACTCCCTACAGTATCGTAATAAAAGCTGTGGATATGAAATCCAAACCGACAATTAAAAGAGCCTACTGAAATTGGTCCTCTAGGACCGCTCCAATTACCATAAGTGGTTTCATAACATCTCATGTACGCATGCTCTTTTAAGAAAACTTTTCCCGTCTTTAAGTAGTGGCATACTGCTGCAGTAATCGCATCGAGTACCGGCGGAACATGGTAGGGTGTGTGCTTTTTTATAAGAGCATCTCTTTGAGGAGGCCCCATCCCCTTACTCCCTTGCAAAAGAGAGTGGGTAATAAGTATCCACCGACTATTTAAAATCCCCCTATTTCCAAGCTCTTCTGTAATACATTTATTAGATGCTCGTTCCGAAATCTTGCACCGATACTTATTATAATCCCCATTGATAAATTGGATTAAAGAGTTAAGTGAAAACTTCTCGCCATCAATAGTTTTTGGGATAAGAGCCAGCAAATGGGAATCCTTTATCCTTTTTCCTAAGCCAAAGGGGCAACGGCCATGCAAGAGCTTCCAGGTGTTTGAGGGAACCGGCGGTTCATCGCCGATAGTCCCAAAATGCTCTTCCCAATCTTTTTTTCCAAAAGCAAAATTCCTAACCTTGTCTAATCGGATATTCTCAACTAAAGCCTTCCATCTTTTACACACAGCGACCATACACCCCTCATCTTGAGTAGATATACAGGCGTAACTGAGGATTAGTCGTAACACTTCAGAAGGTAAAACCGCTATACCCCTCTGCTCATACTCTACAGCCTTGGCTCTTTTTTGTGGCTCCGATTGAAAGGAAGAATCCGCCTTTCTACTTCTCTTTACTCCCCTTTGCTCATAGTCACTCACAGCACTCATAGCTTACTCCTAGGCTTGAACAAAGTAAAAATCCTAATATAAAACTGGCAGTTTTGTCAATAAAAAAATTATACATCTTTGTAAGGAGCTTGGATGCACTTGCTCTACAAAAGCTCTGTCCAATCAATGATGTGGTTAAAGTAATCCTTTGCAATAAGATCGCTAGTCACTCCTCCAGCATGAATCAGTACCGGTTTTTGACTTTCAGATGTCATTTTTGGGTTAGGAGGAAGTCCTGTAAAGGAAAGTCAAACCGCTTAAAGTCATCAGCAACATCAACGTTAGGGAAAATTTCGCGCGCCTCTTCGACGAAAGGCTTCAGATCGCGGTAGCGGGCTGAAAAGTGAGTGAGGATCAGCTTCTGCGCCCCAGCTTCCTTTGCAATGGCTGCTGCTTGCTTAGCGGTCATGTGGTTATGGGAGTGGGCTAAGTCTTTATGTTCTTCGAGATAGGTGCTTTCACAAAGAAGGAGTTTGGCCCCCTTTGCAAGGGAGACGGCATTTTTACAGGGCTTGGTGTCGATCACGCTGGTAAAGATATCTCCTTGGCGCACCCAGCTCACCTCTTCTAGCTTGATCCGTTTCCCATCGATCTCGATTTCCCCTTTGGCTTCGAGCTCTTTGACTTGGGGCCCTCGGATGCCTGCTGCCTTAAGTTTGTCTTTGTCAAACTTAACGGTATCGGCCTCTTGAATCCGCCAGCCAACGTTATCAACGCCATGGTCAAGGAACTTCGCTTTAATGGTAAAGGCTCCATCTTGGTGAACGATCCCCTCTTTGGAAACGGGGTGCTCGATCACCTGGATGTGGTCGTGGTAGATCGTTCCGTAGCGGAGACGGTCAAAGTAGACCTTTCCACTGGCAGGATAGTAGCAGTGGATTGGATGATTGACCCGGTCAAGGTTAAGGCGCATCAGCATCGAGCCAAGACCCAAACAGTGGTCTCCATGAAAGTGGCTGACAAAGATCCGGGTAACAGTGGGGGGCGCTACATCGGCAAAGATAAATTGCCGCTGCGTTCCCTCACCGGGATCAAACAAAAAACCCTCTTGGTTCCAACGCAAAAGGTAGGCGCCATGATTGCGGAGACGGGTCGGTTGCTGCGAGGAACACCCTAAGATGATCAGATCACGAACGCTCATACCCCTCCTTTTGAGAAGAAGGGAATTCTCCCTAAAACGATTCCCGTCAAAGCGCCACTAATGTGGGCGGTATTGGCGATATTCATGGAAAAATTGGCGATTTGGAACCGAATAAGGAAAAAGGAGGCGACTTGGAGGGAGACCATTCCGACAACAAAAACGGCTAGGAAGATCAAAGTTCCCCGTTGAAGTGGATATCCCTCCCAGGGGGCCCGCCGTTGCCGCATCCAGATAAATCCTGCAAGACCACACACAATCCCCGAATAGCCGATAAAAAGAGGGCCACTCATCAGGTACTGAAAGGTATTGGACACAATGCCGATAATCAGAGAGATGAGAATATACTGCCACTTCTTGGTCCGCTCTTCGACCTGCCTTCCCAGCATCCAAAGCCAGAGCATATTAAATAAAATATGGAGGAAGCTGCCATGGAGAAAGCAAGGGGTGATAAGGCGCCACACCTCTCCCTGCCGAATCTGAACAAAGAGGGGGGCATCAAGCTCTCCCTTGGATTCCGGCCAGCCAAGGACGACCTCATAAAGGCCATCCCAAACGGTGGGATTTCCTATCCGATCTTCGGAAAAGATCTTTTTGCTCAGCTCTGCCCGGCTAGCAGCGGTTGGCATGTCATAGGAGAGGTCGGTCATCAGCGGCGTTAAGGAGTACATTTCCTGATCGGGATCTTCTTTGGCAATGTCGGCCATCTGATACCCGTTCCAAATGTAAAGCAAGGCGCAAATAATGACGATAAGGCGGGTCAAGGGCATCCGAGAACGCACTCTTTGACGCATTTGGAGCGCTCGGAGCTGAACCGGCTCTTTTTCTTCTTCCTCTGCTACCCCTTCGGTGTCGATCGGATGCTCTTTGACATCAAACCGGGGATCATTGGGATTTTTCTTAAATTCGCTCAGCCAATGAGCCGCTTGCTCAATCTTATCCTCATGAACGACCCAAAACTCATAGGTCCCCTCACTTGAAGGGACAGGATCATAGGTGCAGTCGATCTCCTCCCCTTTTAAAAAGGAGTAAAACCGCAAAGCCTCTTTTTCTCCTTCAAGGGTTCCTAATAAGCGCATGATTGAATTTTCTCGATGAGTTCAGAGGTGGAAAGACCGGGAACGAGTGAGACGATGTGGATCCTTCCTCCATTTTCTTTAACCACTTCGGCCTCGACACACGCTTCTCCATATTCAGAGCCATTGACATGGACAGCGGGCTTCACCTTCTTAAGAAAGGCAATGGGATCGGTTTCATCGAAGTCGGTGACATAGTCGACAAATTCCAAAGCAGCCATCATCTCCAGCCGGTGCTCAAGGGGAACAATGGGACGCTTAGGACTTTTATACTTTTGAATTGAAGCATCAGAGTTAAGAGCGACAATCAAACAGT belongs to Candidatus Neptunochlamydia vexilliferae and includes:
- a CDS encoding F-box-like domain-containing protein, producing MSAVSDYEQRGVKRSRKADSSFQSEPQKRAKAVEYEQRGIAVLPSEVLRLILSYACISTQDEGCMVAVCKRWKALVENIRLDKVRNFAFGKKDWEEHFGTIGDEPPVPSNTWKLLHGRCPFGLGKRIKDSHLLALIPKTIDGEKFSLNSLIQFINGDYNKYRCKISERASNKCITEELGNRGILNSRWILITHSLLQGSKGMGPPQRDALIKKHTPYHVPPVLDAITAAVCHYLKTGKVFLKEHAYMRCYETTYGNWSGPRGPISVGSFNCRFGFHIHSFYYDTVGSGVGLFRNLSDPDCKYYKGFRATARRIK
- a CDS encoding ribonuclease Z, whose protein sequence is MSVRDLIILGCSSQQPTRLRNHGAYLLRWNQEGFLFDPGEGTQRQFIFADVAPPTVTRIFVSHFHGDHCLGLGSMLMRLNLDRVNHPIHCYYPASGKVYFDRLRYGTIYHDHIQVIEHPVSKEGIVHQDGAFTIKAKFLDHGVDNVGWRIQEADTVKFDKDKLKAAGIRGPQVKELEAKGEIEIDGKRIKLEEVSWVRQGDIFTSVIDTKPCKNAVSLAKGAKLLLCESTYLEEHKDLAHSHNHMTAKQAAAIAKEAGAQKLILTHFSARYRDLKPFVEEAREIFPNVDVADDFKRFDFPLQDFLLTQK
- a CDS encoding rhomboid family intramembrane serine protease, with the translated sequence MRLLGTLEGEKEALRFYSFLKGEEIDCTYDPVPSSEGTYEFWVVHEDKIEQAAHWLSEFKKNPNDPRFDVKEHPIDTEGVAEEEEKEPVQLRALQMRQRVRSRMPLTRLIVIICALLYIWNGYQMADIAKEDPDQEMYSLTPLMTDLSYDMPTAASRAELSKKIFSEDRIGNPTVWDGLYEVVLGWPESKGELDAPLFVQIRQGEVWRLITPCFLHGSFLHILFNMLWLWMLGRQVEERTKKWQYILISLIIGIVSNTFQYLMSGPLFIGYSGIVCGLAGFIWMRQRRAPWEGYPLQRGTLIFLAVFVVGMVSLQVASFFLIRFQIANFSMNIANTAHISGALTGIVLGRIPFFSKGGV
- a CDS encoding adenylyltransferase/cytidyltransferase family protein, with translation MSPWKEVKFIPPELLEEKAFSLKEEGKTVVTLNGSFDLLHAGHLKMIYEASLQGDCLIVALNSDASIQKYKSPKRPIVPLEHRLEMMAALEFVDYVTDFDETDPIAFLKKVKPAVHVNGSEYGEACVEAEVVKENGGRIHIVSLVPGLSTSELIEKIQSCAY